The window TCGTGTTCGTCCTGAGCGACGTCGAGGGTCTATCCAACGAGGAGACCGCGAAGATCCTGGGGCTCACCGTCCCCGCGGTGAAGTCGCGCCTGCACCGCGCCCGCCTCTACCTGCGCGAGCAGCTCTCCCGGTATCTTCGCGATGGGAAGACTTCGTGAACCGATGAACTGCAAGGAGCTCGCATACCTGCTGGCGGACTACTTCGACGGGTCGATGGATCCGGGGTTGCGCGAGGAGCTCGACCGGCACATCGCATTGTGCGAACCGTGCATGAAGTTCGCGAACACGTACCGTACGACATGCCGGAAGACGGCCGAACTCCGGAAGGACATCGAGTACCGGATTCCCGACGAGGTCCGGTCCCGCCTGGCCACGTTCATCGCGGCCGCCCTGAAGAAATACCCCGCTCAGATGGAGGAGTACCACCGCCAGGCCGAGCAGGAGCGGCGGGAAAAGGTCGCGGCCCTCTGCGAGGCCGCCGCCGCCGGGCGGCTCTCCACCATGACGTCGCTCCTGATCGAGACGCATTCGGCGACCTGCACGGAGTGCCGGGGATTCTTCGACGCCCTCCCGGGAGGGAGGCACCCGGCCCCGGAGCCGCCCCCGCCGGTCCGGGACCACATCACCGCCCTGCTCGAATCGCTCCCCCCCGGGGAGGAGTTCTTTCTCGCGTAATGCCCCGGGCTCTCACCGTCCCGCCCGCGAACGTCCGCGATCGACGCGTTTCCGTCTTCCCATCCGGTCCGAAAGGCAGGGGCAGCCGATGATCGTCGGGATCCCGAAGGAGATCAAGAGGGACGAGCACCGGGTCGCCGCGACTCCCGAGGGAGTCGAGATCCTTCGCCGGAACGGCCACACGGTCCTCGTGGAGAAATCGGCGGGATCCGGGAGCGGGTTCGACGACGCCGAATACGTCGCCCGCGGCGCCGGGATCGTCGACACGCTGTCCGACATTTACGGGCGGTCGGACATGGTGATGCGCGTGAAGGAGCCGCAGCCCTGCGAATTCCCCCTCATCCGGAAGGGCCAGATCGTGCTCGCGTATCTTCACCTGGCGGCGTCGCGGGAGCTGACCGAGGCACTGGTCCGGTCGGGGTCGGTGAACGTCGCGTACGAGACGATCCG of the Deltaproteobacteria bacterium genome contains:
- a CDS encoding zf-HC2 domain-containing protein codes for the protein MNCKELAYLLADYFDGSMDPGLREELDRHIALCEPCMKFANTYRTTCRKTAELRKDIEYRIPDEVRSRLATFIAAALKKYPAQMEEYHRQAEQERREKVAALCEAAAAGRLSTMTSLLIETHSATCTECRGFFDALPGGRHPAPEPPPPVRDHITALLESLPPGEEFFLA